The nucleotide window CGCCGCTCGTTTCGGTAATCGTTCCGTGCTTCAATCAGGGGCGCTATCTGACCGAAGCGGTGGAAAGCCTCATCGCGCAGACGTGGCCCCATTGGGAGTGCATCATCGTCGATGACGGCTCGACGGACGACACGGCGGCGGTCGCGGCGCGTCTCGCCGCGCGCGACGGGCGGGTGCGCTGGGTGTCGCAGGCAAACCGCGGCCTCGCGGGCGCGCGCAACCGCGGCCTCGACCAGGCCCGGGGCGCGTATCTCCAATTCCTCGATGCGGACGACCTGCTGTTGCCGGAGAAGTTCGCAGCGCAGATTGCGGCGGCAGGGAACGCGGGGGGGCCCGGCGTGGTCTATTGCAGGACCCTGTTCCGGCTGGAGAACGGCGGCGCGGAAGACTCCGCCATCGCGCCTTTCATGAGACTGGATGAGGCGCGGCCGCGCCACAGCCTTGCGGCGCGATGGGAAGACGGCCTCTCCATCCCGTGCCAGGCCTTCCTGTTCGATGCGCGCCTGTTTCGCGAGCCGCCGCAGCGCTTCGAGGAATCCTTGCCAAATCATGAGGATTGGGAATGCTGGATGCGCGTGTTCGCACGGGGTCCGGCGCTGTATTTCGTGGACCGCGAACTGGCCGTGTACCGCCGTCACCCGGTGGCCATGTCGCGCGATGCCGTGCGCATGACCGCCGGCTGGCTGGCCGCGCTGCGCCTGCAATACGCGCGCAGTGAAAATGACGCCGGGTTGCGCGGCGTGCTTGCGAAGCGCATCCGGGAGGCGGAACGGGAATTGCG belongs to Candidatus Hydrogenedentota bacterium and includes:
- a CDS encoding glycosyltransferase, with the protein product MPGSAPDGRGGAAPLVSVIVPCFNQGRYLTEAVESLIAQTWPHWECIIVDDGSTDDTAAVAARLAARDGRVRWVSQANRGLAGARNRGLDQARGAYLQFLDADDLLLPEKFAAQIAAAGNAGGPGVVYCRTLFRLENGGAEDSAIAPFMRLDEARPRHSLAARWEDGLSIPCQAFLFDARLFREPPQRFEESLPNHEDWECWMRVFARGPALYFVDRELAVYRRHPVAMSRDAVRMTAGWLAALRLQYARSENDAGLRGVLAKRIREAERELRRLQGTAATGSAAHGAAARMLRPLLGAERVERLRRFLRREPALSAPAPPRVISARLGHRVANLLRRFFSERTVRRLRRFLRRNPGL